In one window of Solanum pennellii chromosome 2, SPENNV200 DNA:
- the LOC107008798 gene encoding suberization-associated anionic peroxidase 1, with protein MGFRLSHLSLALSFVALALAGVAIYKNTYEAIIMNNGSLLKNVSPNFDSLESGVASILTLNNNKKRNSDKYLRQQLTPEACVFSAVRAVVDSAIDAETRMGASLIRLHFHDCFVDGCDGGILLDDINGTFTGEQNSPPNANSARGYEVIAQAKQSVINTCPNVSVSCADILAIAARDSVAKLGGQTYNVALGRSDARTANFSGAINQLPAPFDNLTVQIQKFSDKNFSLREMVALAGAHTVGFARCSTVCTSGNVNPAAQLQCNCSATLTDSDLQQLDTTPTMFDKVYYDNLNSNQGIMFSDQVLTGDATTAGFVTDYSNDVNVFLGDFAAAMIKMGDLPPSAGAQLEIRDVCSRVNPTSVASM; from the exons ATGGGTTTTCGTTTGAGTCATTTGAGTCTTGCATTGAGTTTTGTGGCACTTGCACTTGCAGGTGTtgctatttataaaaatacttaCGAAGCCATCATCATGAATAACGGTTCACTCCTCAAAAATGTTTCTCCGAATTTCGATTCGTTGGAATCAGGCGTAGCGagtattttaactttaaataataataagaagagaAATTCAGACAAGTACTTGAGACAGCAACTAACTCCGGAGGCATGCGTTTTCTCAGCTGTACGAGCAGTTGTGGACAGTGCTATTGATGCAGAAACTCGCATGGGAGCTTCTCTCATTCGTCTCCACTTTCATGACTGCTTCGTtgat GGTTGTGATGGAGGTATTCTGCTAGATGATATTAATGGAACATTTACAGGGGAACAAAACTCACCACCCAACGCCAACTCAGCCAGAGGTTATGAAGTAATAGCACAAGCTAAACAAAGTGTTATAAACACATGCCCCAACGTATCTGTATCTTGTGCTGACATATTAGCTATTGCTGCTCGTGATTCTGTTGCTAAA TTAGGAGGACAAACTTATAACGTTGCATTAGGGAGAAGCGATGCTAGAACGGCCAACTTCAGTGGTGCTATAAATCAACTTCCAGCTCCATTCGACAACCTAACAGTCCAAATCCAGAAATTCAGCGACAAAAATTTCAGCCTCCGTGAAATGGTTGCACTAGCTGGTGCACACACGGTAGGTTTCGCCAGGTGTTCCACAGTTTGCACCAGCGGTAACGTTAATCCTGCCGCACAACTCCAATGCAACTGCTCCGCCACGCTAACTGATTCTGATTTGCAACAATTGGATACTACTCCTACTATGTTCGACAAAGTTTACTACGATAACTTAAACAGCAACCAAGGCATAATGTTTTCAGATCAAGTTTTGACCGGGGATGCTACAACTGCTGGTTTTGTAACGGATTATAGCAACGATGTTAACGTTTTCCTTGGAGATTTTGCTGCTGCCATGATCAAGATGGGAGACTTGCCCCCCTCCGCGGGCGCTCAATTGGAAATTCGTGATGTTTGTAGCAGGGTTAATCCCACTTCAGTGGCTTCTATGTGA